AAAACAAGATTGCTGTTTTGGTTGGAGATTATTTATTATCTAAAGGTTTATTGCTTTCTATTGATAATGGCGATTTTGATTTGTTAAGAATCATTTCGGTTGCTGTTCGTGAAATGAGCGAAGGAGAATTACTTCAAATAGAAAAAGCAAGAAGACTAGATATTACCGAAGACGTTTACTACGAAATCATCAGAAAGAAAACCGCAACGCTTATTGCAGCTTGTTGTGCTCTTGGCGCGAAAGCCGTAATCGAAGATGATATTCAGGTAGAAAACATGCGCAAATTCGGTGAATTGATCGGAATGGCATTTCAAATCAAAGACGATTTATTTGATTACAGTGAAGAAGCCATCGGAAAACCAACCGGAATTGATATTAAAGAGCAAAAAATGACTTTGCCTTTAATTCATGTTTTAAATACTTGTACTCCACAAGAAAAAAAGTGGTTGATCAACTCCATCAAAAACCACAACAAAGACAAAAAACGCGTTAAAGAAGTCATTGCCTTTGTAAAAAATAATAATGGTTTGGCTTACGCCGAAAACAAAATGGTGCAATTCCAGCAGGAAGCTCTTGCATTACTTCAAAACTTCGAAGATTCTGAATATAAAGACGCTTTGACTTTGATGGTGAACTACGTTATTGAAAGAAAAAAATAATTCCTACAATTAAATAATTAGAAAATTGTCAATTAGATAATTGGTTTACTTTGTTGTAAATCAATTGTTTGTTTTATGTATGTTGGTATTTGGAATTTTTTTATTGAAATTTTTCAAACCTCATGCAACCATTTCAAATCGACAATCGTCTATGCTAATAGAAGTCTGTTTCTAAAACCAAAACCAAAAGCTTATTAATGAAAATTATTTCGTTACATCAAGAAGAAACCAAAATCATAAAGCTGGCTGTCGAGAACAATCGTCAGGCACAACAGCAGATTTATGGTAAATATTCTTCAAAAATGTTAAGTGTCTGTCGTCAATATATAAAGGACATTCAATTAGCAGAAGATGTAATGATAACGGCTTTCATGAAAGTGTTTACGAATTTAAAAAACTTCGAACACAAAGGAAGTTTTGAAGGCTGGATCCGCCGAATTATGGTTAACGAATGTATTTCTTATTTACGAGTTCAGAAAAAAGTAAAATTTGCCGAAGATGAATTTTTTGTTGAAGAAAGCTTTAATGAAATTGACAGCCAATTTACTGTAGAACAGATTCAGTATTTGATTGATGCCTTGCCGGATGGGTACAAAATGGTTTTTAATTTATACGCTATTGAAGGTTATAAACATAATGAAATTGCCAAGATGTTAGGAATTAATGAAGGAACATCAAAATCGCAATTATCGCACGCTAGAAAAATGCTGCAAACACAAATTACTATTTTAAAAAAACAAGATAATGGAACCGAATAATTTTGAAAAGGATTTCCGTGAAAAGCTAAACGAACGTAGAATTGAACCAAGCAATAAAGCCTGGGATCGATTGGATGCCATGTTGAGTGTTAAAGAAGAAAATAAACCAAAGAAAAATAGAAAATGGCTGTATATAGCCGCAAGTTTTATTGGATTTTTATTGGTTGGAACAATTTTTTTCAATCAAAATAAAAACGAAGTTATTACGCCAAAAACAGTTGTTGTAGAAAAAGAAATCGAAAAAGAATCGGTTGCAGAACCTGTTTTAAATGCTTCAGATTCTGTAAAAAAAGAAGTTGCTATTTCTGAAAAGAAATCGGGAGAAATTTTAAATAAAAAAGAAAAAGTAAGTAATCAAATTTCAAATAAAAATATTAAAAATGAATCAAATCAAATAGCGGAGTCTTCAATCATCATCAAAAACAATCAAGAAAAACAATCAGTAAATAATCAAACCGTAATTCCAGAAGCTCCTAAAAAGGAAAATGTTGACCAATTATTGCAGAATGCAGAGGATAAAGCTTTAGCTCAAAGTGGCGTTAAAAAAGCTAAAATTAAGATCAATGCCAACGATCTATTGAATCAGGTAGATGGCGAATTGGAACTTTCTTTTAGAGAAAAAGTAATTACTAAAGTAAACAAAAACCTGCAAGAGGTAAAAGTCGCTTTATCAAATAGAAATAAGCAAGAATAAGGTGTTAGCAATTTTCCACTTATAATTTACAATTAAATAAAATCATCAATCACACTAATCAATCATTAAAAAAAATCAATCAATCATGAGAAATTTTACCATTTATTTAATTCTTTTCTTCTTCCTTTTGGTGAGTAAAGTAATAGGACAGGAAACCTTTGAGTCAGAAACGAAAAGAATTGCCCATAAAATCGAGAAGATTACAAAAGAAGAAAAAGAAGCCTTAAAAGAAGAGATTGAAGCCGTAAACGTTCAATTATCTGAAGGAAAAATTACGCAGGAGCAGGCTGAAAAACGTAAAAAAGAATTAGCAGAAGCAAGAGCTGTAATTATGGAAGAGAAAATTACATTGGCTCAAAATGAATTAAACGATTTGGTTCAGAAAAAAGTAGACGGAAAAATAAAGGAAGATTCCGCTAAGGTATACATGATTCGCTGGAAATCTTATAAACATGACAAAGATTCGATTCGCGGTGAAAAAAGAACGACTTCTCAATTTGTTTTCGCAATGGGATTAAATAGTACACTTGCCGACGGAAAACTTCAAGATTCAAATTATAAATTTATTGGATCGCATTTCTACGAATGGGGTTTTACCTATAATTCAAGATTAATGAAAAATGACAACCTGCTTCATGCTAAATATGGTCTTTCTTTAATGTACAACAATATTCGCCCAACAAATAATCGCTCTTTTGTAGTAGACGGAGATCAGACCAATTTGGTGGAAAATACTGTTGATTTGAGAGAATCTCGTTTTAGGAATGTGTATTTGGTTGCGCCGGTTCATTTGGAATTCGATTTTACTCGACCAACAGAAAAGGATGGTGCAAAATATTTTAAAACCCATAAAAGTTTCCGTTTCGGAGTTGGAGGTTATGCGGGAATTAATGTAAAATCGAAACAGATTTTAAAGTTTGAAGAGGAAGATTTGAAATATAAAACGACTATAAAAGGCGATTACAATGTAAATAATTTTATTTACGGTCTGAGTTCGTATATCGGTTATAGGGAATTAAGTTTATATTTTAAATACGATTTAAATCCATTATTTCAGAATAATCTAGTCAAAGAGAATAACATATCGTTGGGGCTTCGAGTAGATTTAAACTAAAGAATTGGTCGTTTAGTTAGTGAAAAAAGTATCTCCTATCGAGATGCTTTTTTGTTTTAAAAAAGCATCGAAATTCCAGTAGGATTTGCGTATTTTTGCAAGCTCTCAACTTTTAAATTTTAATACACTTTGATTTCACAAGCCACCATTGATTCTGTTTTTGAAACTGCTCGAGTAGAGGAGGTTATCGGCGATTTTGTGAATTTAAAACGCGCAGGAAGTAATTTCAAAGGATTGAGTCCATTCTCAGATGAGCGCTCTCCTTCCTTTATGGTTTCGCCTGCAAAAGGAATTTGGAAGGATTTTAGTACTGGAAAAGGAGGGAATTCCGTTAAATTCTTAATGGAACATTCACAATTTACTTATCCGGAAGCCATTCGATATTTAGCCCGAAAATACAATATAGAAATCGAAGAAACCGAACAGACAGATGCAGAAAAAGCGATGACAGATGTTCGCGAAAGTATGTATTTGGTTTCTGAATTTGCGGCTAAATATTTTCACGACGTACTCTTAAATAGTGAAGAAGGAAAAGCGATTGGATATTCTTATTTTAAAGAAAGAGGATTTACAAACGAAACGATCAAAAAATTCAATTTAGGATATTCTCCAGAAACTTGGGATGCTTTGACGAAAGAAGCCCTAGGAAAAGGATATAAATTGGAATTCTTAGAAAGTACAGGTTTGACTATTGCCAGAGAAGACCGTCCGTTTGACCGATTTAAAGGACGCGTAATGTTCCCTATTCAAAGTATGTCAGGGCGTGTTTTAGGTTTTGGAGGACGTATTTTAACCAATGATAAAAAAGCAGCCAAATATTTAAACTCGCCTGAAAGTGATATTTACCATAAAAGTAAAGTGCTTTACGGAATATTTCATGCCAAGCAATCTATTGCGAAACAAAATAACTGCTATTTGGTTGAAGGTTACACCGACGTAATTCAGTTTAATCAAGCTGGAATTGAAAATGTTGTGGCTTCGTCTGGAACGGCTTTAACGCCGGATCAAATTCGTTTAGTGAATCGTTTGACCAGAAATATAACCGTTCTTTTTGATGGAGATGCGGCAGGTTTAAGAGCATCTATTCGAGGAATCGATTTGATTCTGGAAGAAGGAATGAATGTAAGAGTCTGCTCTTTTCCTGACGGAGAAGATCCAGATAGTTTTGCCCGAAAAAATTCTCATGATGATTTAGTTTCTTATTTAGAAGAAAATAGCAAAGACTTTATACAGTTTAAAGCTTCTATCTTGATGAATGAAGCTAAAAATGATCCCATCAAAAAAGCCGATTTGATTCGTGATATGGTAACGAGTATTTCTAAAATACCAGACCGTATCCAGCGTGAAGTTTACATTCAGGAATGTGCCCGAATTATGGATATTTCGGAGCAGGTTTTAGTAAGCACGTTAGCGCAGCTGATTCAAAAAGATCTTGCGGAAGCAAACAAAAAGCAAAAACAAGAACAAAAACCTTTTGAAGTTCATAGAAACCAGCCTCCAAATGCAGGTACGTTTTCAGGAGGAGATCCGGATGATCCGCGAACAGGACCGCCAGAAGGTTACGATTACCCAGGAGATCCCGGATATTACCCGCAAGAACAAAATCAAAAAGTTGATATTTTATATGGTTTCGAAAGGAAAGTCATTGAAGTTTTGCTTTTGTACGGAAGTGTAGTAGAAGATTTTGAAGATGTTTTCTTGAAAGCAGATGAAGAAGGAAATGTAAAGGAAGTTTCGGAAAAAAGACAATATAAAGTATTCGAAAAAATATATTTAAGTCTTCAAGAAGATGAGATACAGTTGTCGAATGTTTTATTTCAAAATATTTACACCAACCTCATTGATTTTTATAATCAGAATGAGAGCTTTAGTTTAGATAAATATTTGATGCACTTGGAGCCTGAATTTGCTCAGGAAGTAACCAATATTTTAATGGAAGACGAAAGGCTGACTATTCATAATTGGGAGGGACAGAATATTTTTCCGAAACAAAAAAGTGAAACGATTGAGCAGAATGTTTCTGAGACGATATTTGCTATGCGATGGTATTTGGTGTCTGCAATTATTGCAGAATTAAAGAATTCTCTTTTAACCAACCCGCAAGAAGATAATTCAGAAATTTTGAGTATGGTTATAGATTATTCTAAATTGCTGAATAATTTTTCTAAAAAGCTTGGACGTGTTGTGGTGCCTTACCACTAAAAAGGAAAAAACTCTATCTTTTTGAGGGATCAAAATAGATAGAGTTTTATAAATGTTTGAAAAAACTTAAAACTAAGCTTTTCGATTTAAATTTAGATAATTTCTAAAGTCTTAGCTTTATTTACTAAGTCAACTAAATTAGTAACATTTAATTTAGTCAATAATCTTAGTTTGTAAGTACTGATCGTTTTTTCGTTCAGATTTAAGATTTTAGAGATTTCATTGTTTTTCTTTCCATCACTTAAGTAACGTAAAACTTCAATCTCGCGATTAGAAAGTTTTCTGTACAGACGCTCGCTTTTGCTTTGTTTCGCAATAAGGGCCATGTTTTTGCGTACTGTTTCGTTGATGATGATTTTTCCTTCTTGTACTTTAATAATAGAATGTCCTAGAGTTTCTAGTTTTTCTGTTTTGTGTACATACCCGGAAACTCCTGCTTTAATTGCGTTTGGAGCGTACATTTGCTCAGCAAGATCACTGAAAATAACAATTTTTGTTTTTGGGAAATTTTTCAAAATCGATTTGATTTCGAAGATACTAGAAAGACCTTCTAGTTCTAAATCTAAGATTAGAATGTCGATTTCCTTCGTTTGAAGGATATCTCTAACCATTGAAAAATTGCCTACGTTGGCAACAATTGAAATTTGATCGTGGTCTTTGAAATAAGACTTAACGCCAAAGTGCGTCACAGGATGATTGTCTGCTAGACATACTTTAATCATAATTTTTACCTTTTTTAGAATTGTTCATGTTTTTGGAACTGTAAAATTAATAAATAAATTCTGTAGTTTATAGCTGACAAATGTTAAAAAAAATTATTTTAACGTTTTTGGTATAATGCAGACTGGAATTGGATCCATTTTATGCTTGTTATTGGTGTTTAATCTTTTATAGATTTCAAAGACAGATTTTTCTCTCCCATCAAAGTCAGCTACCGTATTTCCTGACTCTGCGGCTAACATTGCCCATTCTAATTCATCGTAACTTGCTCCCAATTGGTCTTCATCGGTGCGGTTATCTCCAAATAAGCCATCTGTAGGTGCTGCTGTTAAAATGGATTGCGGAATTTCTAAAAATTCTCCTAAAGCATATACGTCAGATTTCATTAAATCGGCAATTGGACTTAAATCGACACCTCCATCTCCATATTTAGTATAAAAACCTACGCCAAAATCTTCTACTTTATTTCCTGTTCCAGCGACCAATAAACCATGAAGACCTGCTAAATAGTATAAAGAAGTCATTCTTAGACGTGCTCTTGTGTTGGCTAGCGCTAAACTTACTTTTGCCTCCTCATCTGTTTTTGGAACGGCACTTTTAAAAGATTCAAAAACCGCAGTTAAATCCGTTTGTACTTCAGAAACATTTGGGAAACGTTTTTTTAGTTGTTCAATATGTTCTTTTGCTCTGTTTACTTGGCTTTCTGCCTGATGAATTGGCATTTCTACACACAAAACTTTCAGTCCAGTCTGTGCGCATAAAGTTGAGGTTACAGCAGAATCTACACCTCCCGAGATTCCAATTACAAAACCGTTTACTTTCGCATTAGCAGCATAATCTTTTAGCCACTCTACAATATGCGTATTTACTTTTTCTGTCTGAATTGTGCTTTTTTTAGCCATAATAGTTTAAGTTTTAAAGTACAGGGATGTATATTTGCAGAATTATTTTTAAGTCTATAGTCGCTTAAAATTCTGGTAACACAAATCTAATTAAAATAAAATGAAATTATATCGCTTTGCAGTGGTTCTATGCCTGTTTTTTTTGTCTTGCGACCAAAAATCTAAGGTTGAAAAAGAAGTAGAAGAAATTCCTGTAGATGTTAAGGTGGAACGTTTTGATAAGGTGTTTTTTGAAACCAAACCTGAAGATCTGGCAAAGATTAAAAAACAATATCCTTTTTTCTTTCCGGCAGGGAATGATGATAATGTTTGGCTGCAAAAAATGCAAGAACCAATTTGGAGGGAAGTGTATGATGAAGTGCAAAAAAAGTACGGTAACTTTGAACCTGTAAGAGAGGAATTCAATGCTCTTTTTCAGCACGTAAAATATTATTTTCCAAAAACTAAAATTCCAAAAGTGATTACCGTTATTGGAGAAATGGATTATAACGCTAAGGCAATTTATGCAGACAGCCTAGTAGTTGTAGCTTTGGAATTGTATTTGGGAAAAGAGCATAAGTTTTATGAGTTCCCGAATTATTTAAAACAGAATTTTGAAGAAAAACAGATTATGCCAGATGTGGTTTCTAGTTTTTCTTACCGAAACATTTTAAATTCAGTAGACAAAAGTTTGGTTTCGCAAATGATTTTTGAAGGAAAACAGCTTTATGCGAAAGATTTGCTTCTACCAAATTATACCGATGCAGAAAAAATGGGATACACACCAGAACAAATTAAATGGTGCGAAGAAAATGAAGCCTACATGTGGCGATATTTTATAGAAAATGAAATGCTTTACAGTGATGATCAGAAACTGACATCAAGATTTATAGCTCCTGCGCCTTTTTCTAAATTCTTTTTAGAAATTGATAATGATTCTCCTGGCCGTGTTGGTGCATGGATTGGATGGCAGATGGTGCGTTCTTATATGAAAAACAATAGTGATGTTTCTTTGGCAGAGTTATTTAAAATCGAGCCGAAAGAAATCTTCGAAAAATCAAAATATAAACCTAAGAAATAATGGCAAATATAAACTCAGAGATTAAATTCAATATAGAATTAGACGAAAACCGTGTTCCAGAAAAATTAACTTGGAGCGCACAAGATGGAGGTGTAAAAGCTGAAGAAGCAAAAGCAATTATGCTGTCAATCTGGGACAGCAAAGCAAAAGAAACGATGCGTATCGATTTATGGACAAAAGATATGCCGGTAGACGAAATGAAGATTTTCTTTCATCAGACTTTAGTAGCGATGTCAGATACTTTTAAACGTGCAACAGACGACGAAAAAATGTCTGACACTATGAAAGATTTCTGTGATTACTTTGCAGAGAAACTGGAATTAACAAAACAGTAAGCAAACAAAAAAAATCAAATTTAAAAATCCAAATTCCAAACTTTAAAGCTGGAATTTGGATTTTTTTTATTGTTTATTTTGGTAATAATCAGGTCAGAATTTTCAGTTTTTTATTTGATATGAGAACTTAATTAAGGTATTTGAACAGATTTAATTTTAAATTTTAGAAAGGATTTATTTAATAAGTTATTTTCGTGAAGTAAATTTTATAGTATGTTATTTCCTTTTCTTGTAAGTCTTGTCGGGTTGTTTTTTTTATTGATAAATGCAGTTTCTTTTTATAAGACACGAAAAAACAAAGATGCTCATTATTATATACTAATGGTATATTTGATTTGCTTATTTATAAATGAATTGTTGTGTAATATTATTGGATTTTATGCTCCTGGATCTAATTTTTTCCTCTCGCACTATTATTTTATTTTTCAATTTATTTTCTTAAGCATATTTTTCCGAGGGTTGTTTTCTAATCGGATTTTGAAAAAAGCAATACTTTTTGTTTTAGCACTGGTTTTGTCTTTATTGGCAATACAATATTATAGGACACCTGTTCTTTATTGGGAATTTAATTTGTTTGAAATTGGGACTACTTCAGTAGTGTTGGTTCTGTATGCCATAATTTATTTGATTCAGAATTTCAAAAATTTTAAGGCTGATTATTTGTATTTTACCAATGGGTTGATAATTTACTTAGTCAGTAGTTCGACCATTTTTTTAAGCGGTAATACAGATTCGGTAATTTTTACAGAGCCTTTTTTACTTGATTTCTGGTTTTTTAATTCTCTGTTTTACATTTTATATCAGTTCTTGATATTTAAAGAATGGAAAGCTTTAAATAAAAGATTATGATAAATAAAAATCCAAATTCTATATTTAGATTTTATTTATTGAATATTTTTAAAATGCTATTTTACAGATCTTTTGTTTAAATCTTTAAAAATACGTTTTAAAGCGCCAGTCATTAAGGCATTTGAGTTTTTGTAAAGCGTTACATTGTCTATGAGTTTACTCGATTTTTCAGTTTCCCACATTGATTTTGTGTTGCCTTTATTGGTTATCCCTACAACTTTTTGAGAATAGATTATTTGCTGTAAATTCAAATCGTATATTTCCAAAGTTACCGAGGCTTCGTTTTTCTCTGAACCATATTCGGTTTGATAAAGTTCAATAGAAGATAAATCGCTTCTGTCTTTTTTAGTCGAAATGTTGATGAAGAAATCAAAACCTGTTCCGTCTTTTAACTCTTTTAATTTTATGCTGTTAGGATTTAAAGGAATTTTTCGAGGTATAAGTAATCCTTTTGCATCATGAATATAAGTTACTCGATCGCCTACACTTTTTTTGAAGAATTTTAAG
This portion of the Flavobacterium panacagri genome encodes:
- the dnaG gene encoding DNA primase, with product MISQATIDSVFETARVEEVIGDFVNLKRAGSNFKGLSPFSDERSPSFMVSPAKGIWKDFSTGKGGNSVKFLMEHSQFTYPEAIRYLARKYNIEIEETEQTDAEKAMTDVRESMYLVSEFAAKYFHDVLLNSEEGKAIGYSYFKERGFTNETIKKFNLGYSPETWDALTKEALGKGYKLEFLESTGLTIAREDRPFDRFKGRVMFPIQSMSGRVLGFGGRILTNDKKAAKYLNSPESDIYHKSKVLYGIFHAKQSIAKQNNCYLVEGYTDVIQFNQAGIENVVASSGTALTPDQIRLVNRLTRNITVLFDGDAAGLRASIRGIDLILEEGMNVRVCSFPDGEDPDSFARKNSHDDLVSYLEENSKDFIQFKASILMNEAKNDPIKKADLIRDMVTSISKIPDRIQREVYIQECARIMDISEQVLVSTLAQLIQKDLAEANKKQKQEQKPFEVHRNQPPNAGTFSGGDPDDPRTGPPEGYDYPGDPGYYPQEQNQKVDILYGFERKVIEVLLLYGSVVEDFEDVFLKADEEGNVKEVSEKRQYKVFEKIYLSLQEDEIQLSNVLFQNIYTNLIDFYNQNESFSLDKYLMHLEPEFAQEVTNILMEDERLTIHNWEGQNIFPKQKSETIEQNVSETIFAMRWYLVSAIIAELKNSLLTNPQEDNSEILSMVIDYSKLLNNFSKKLGRVVVPYH
- a CDS encoding RNA polymerase sigma factor, with product MKIISLHQEETKIIKLAVENNRQAQQQIYGKYSSKMLSVCRQYIKDIQLAEDVMITAFMKVFTNLKNFEHKGSFEGWIRRIMVNECISYLRVQKKVKFAEDEFFVEESFNEIDSQFTVEQIQYLIDALPDGYKMVFNLYAIEGYKHNEIAKMLGINEGTSKSQLSHARKMLQTQITILKKQDNGTE
- the gldB gene encoding gliding motility lipoprotein GldB, which encodes MKLYRFAVVLCLFFLSCDQKSKVEKEVEEIPVDVKVERFDKVFFETKPEDLAKIKKQYPFFFPAGNDDNVWLQKMQEPIWREVYDEVQKKYGNFEPVREEFNALFQHVKYYFPKTKIPKVITVIGEMDYNAKAIYADSLVVVALELYLGKEHKFYEFPNYLKQNFEEKQIMPDVVSSFSYRNILNSVDKSLVSQMIFEGKQLYAKDLLLPNYTDAEKMGYTPEQIKWCEENEAYMWRYFIENEMLYSDDQKLTSRFIAPAPFSKFFLEIDNDSPGRVGAWIGWQMVRSYMKNNSDVSLAELFKIEPKEIFEKSKYKPKK
- the gldC gene encoding gliding motility protein GldC — encoded protein: MANINSEIKFNIELDENRVPEKLTWSAQDGGVKAEEAKAIMLSIWDSKAKETMRIDLWTKDMPVDEMKIFFHQTLVAMSDTFKRATDDEKMSDTMKDFCDYFAEKLELTKQ
- the nadE gene encoding NAD(+) synthase; translation: MAKKSTIQTEKVNTHIVEWLKDYAANAKVNGFVIGISGGVDSAVTSTLCAQTGLKVLCVEMPIHQAESQVNRAKEHIEQLKKRFPNVSEVQTDLTAVFESFKSAVPKTDEEAKVSLALANTRARLRMTSLYYLAGLHGLLVAGTGNKVEDFGVGFYTKYGDGGVDLSPIADLMKSDVYALGEFLEIPQSILTAAPTDGLFGDNRTDEDQLGASYDELEWAMLAAESGNTVADFDGREKSVFEIYKRLNTNNKHKMDPIPVCIIPKTLK
- a CDS encoding polyprenyl synthetase family protein; this encodes MNITSQIKQPIFNEMELFEKKFHESMTSKVALLNRITYYIVNRKGKQMRPMFVFLTAKMVSGGTVNERTYRGASVIELIHTATLVHDDVVDDSNRRRGFFSINALWKNKIAVLVGDYLLSKGLLLSIDNGDFDLLRIISVAVREMSEGELLQIEKARRLDITEDVYYEIIRKKTATLIAACCALGAKAVIEDDIQVENMRKFGELIGMAFQIKDDLFDYSEEAIGKPTGIDIKEQKMTLPLIHVLNTCTPQEKKWLINSIKNHNKDKKRVKEVIAFVKNNNGLAYAENKMVQFQQEALALLQNFEDSEYKDALTLMVNYVIERKK
- a CDS encoding response regulator transcription factor translates to MIKVCLADNHPVTHFGVKSYFKDHDQISIVANVGNFSMVRDILQTKEIDILILDLELEGLSSIFEIKSILKNFPKTKIVIFSDLAEQMYAPNAIKAGVSGYVHKTEKLETLGHSIIKVQEGKIIINETVRKNMALIAKQSKSERLYRKLSNREIEVLRYLSDGKKNNEISKILNLNEKTISTYKLRLLTKLNVTNLVDLVNKAKTLEII